Proteins found in one Gimesia chilikensis genomic segment:
- a CDS encoding YkgJ family cysteine cluster protein, protein MSTVTVKRSDLKSGEVLCSYCTARCCRYFALPIETPTTWEDYDHMRWYIMHGHSAIFVDEDVWFLMVYGDCKYILPDYRCGNYEDRPQICRTYTTDDCEYDNDGTYDRLFETPEQIWEYAHAVLPPKKKKRKGKSKIKTENLPVVHV, encoded by the coding sequence ATGTCCACTGTCACAGTAAAACGATCCGATCTGAAAAGCGGGGAAGTATTATGCAGTTACTGCACGGCACGCTGCTGTCGCTATTTTGCACTACCCATCGAAACCCCGACCACCTGGGAAGACTACGATCACATGCGGTGGTACATCATGCACGGGCACAGTGCCATTTTCGTCGATGAGGATGTCTGGTTCCTGATGGTCTATGGAGACTGTAAATACATTCTCCCGGATTACCGTTGTGGGAACTATGAAGACCGTCCCCAGATCTGTCGGACTTACACCACCGACGACTGCGAATACGACAACGACGGCACCTACGACCGCCTGTTTGAGACTCCGGAGCAGATCTGGGAATACGCCCACGCCGTTCTGCCTCCGAAGAAAAAGAAACGCAAAGGGAAGTCCAAAATTAAAACTGAGAACCTTCCCGTCGTGCACGTGTAG
- a CDS encoding rhomboid family intramembrane serine protease: protein MGIESRDYLRHESEGNYRSFNMSSGGWAIKYLIIANVVVFLLEVATSEGRGSSPVINFLALDRGSLFPGFQIWRLLTYGFCHSTQTLGHIFFNMFILWMFGRMVEPVVGSREFLVFYLVSIVISGLCHVAISPNPVIGASGGVMAVVFLTAMYYPKMTVLLFFILPIELRWLAVLYAVVDLFGFVNPRSDGVAHFAHLGGAAFGVAYKYYGWNLSSGLLRKWDRFQSNRSVRKSKLKVYSEPDTRLSKASLDERVDAILEKISREGEASLTDQERELLKEASSKYKKR from the coding sequence ATGGGGATTGAGAGTCGGGATTACCTGCGACACGAGAGTGAGGGAAATTACCGCTCTTTCAACATGTCATCCGGTGGCTGGGCGATCAAGTACCTGATCATTGCGAATGTGGTTGTCTTCCTGCTGGAAGTGGCGACTTCGGAAGGTCGGGGCTCTTCTCCCGTGATTAACTTCCTGGCACTGGACCGAGGCAGCCTGTTCCCTGGTTTCCAGATCTGGCGGCTGTTGACTTACGGCTTCTGCCATTCCACGCAGACCCTGGGCCATATCTTTTTCAACATGTTCATCCTCTGGATGTTTGGACGCATGGTGGAACCGGTGGTCGGCTCGCGTGAATTCCTGGTCTTCTACCTGGTCAGCATCGTGATCAGCGGATTGTGTCATGTCGCTATCAGCCCCAACCCTGTAATTGGGGCTTCGGGGGGCGTGATGGCGGTGGTCTTTCTGACGGCCATGTACTACCCCAAGATGACCGTGCTGCTGTTTTTCATCCTGCCGATCGAGCTTCGCTGGCTGGCGGTGCTGTATGCGGTCGTCGATCTGTTTGGCTTTGTGAATCCCCGCAGCGATGGCGTCGCCCACTTTGCTCACCTGGGGGGAGCTGCCTTTGGGGTGGCCTACAAATATTACGGCTGGAACCTGTCGAGTGGCCTGCTGCGGAAGTGGGATCGCTTCCAGTCCAACCGGTCGGTCCGTAAAAGCAAACTCAAAGTCTATTCCGAGCCCGATACCCGTTTGAGCAAAGCAAGCCTGGATGAGCGGGTAGACGCCATCCTGGAAAAAATCAGCCGCGAAGGTGAAGCAAGTCTGACGGATCAGGAGCGGGAACTGCTCAAAGAGGCCAGCAGCAAGTACAAAAAGCGTTGA
- a CDS encoding sigma-70 family RNA polymerase sigma factor, producing the protein MPQSQFEELIQRTRAGDRSAENELLEKCRAYISLVARAQIEGWMRTKFDASDLVQQTLLEAHQGLSRFEGETEAEWLGWLRGILNHNTLDFARRYQGAAKRDVKREFSIDRAGQPSEASGQMRWELPDQAETPSRILLNREQEIQVADAVSQLPPDYQEVIMLRNLQRLPFKEVAERMQRSPGAVQMLWLRALNQLQELLEQV; encoded by the coding sequence ATGCCTCAGTCACAATTTGAAGAGCTGATTCAGCGTACGCGTGCCGGCGATCGCAGTGCCGAAAATGAACTGCTGGAAAAATGTCGCGCGTATATCTCCCTGGTCGCCCGCGCTCAGATTGAAGGCTGGATGCGAACCAAGTTCGATGCCTCTGACCTGGTGCAGCAGACTCTGCTCGAAGCACACCAGGGGCTTTCCCGTTTCGAGGGAGAGACCGAGGCAGAATGGCTGGGCTGGCTACGAGGTATTTTAAATCATAACACGCTGGACTTCGCCCGGCGTTACCAGGGAGCCGCCAAGCGTGATGTGAAACGTGAGTTTTCCATTGATCGCGCTGGTCAGCCATCAGAAGCCTCTGGTCAGATGAGGTGGGAGTTGCCAGACCAGGCGGAAACGCCGAGCCGGATCCTGCTGAACCGGGAGCAGGAGATTCAGGTTGCTGACGCAGTCAGTCAACTCCCCCCTGACTACCAGGAAGTGATCATGCTTCGTAATCTGCAGCGGCTGCCGTTCAAAGAGGTTGCCGAGCGGATGCAGAGGAGTCCCGGTGCCGTACAGATGCTCTGGTTGAGGGCACTGAATCAACTGCAGGAACTGCTGGAACAGGTTTGA
- a CDS encoding serine/threonine-protein kinase — MTDESNEQSEQVEVLNQYLDFLQRQDDASCQSLRAVNPQLKPLMACLDSLERLAPQSDSDPEAVELGPDDATLPVSPHASRKTPPLLAREFGNYELLEELGRGGMGIVYKARQKDLNRVVALKTILSNQFASEDEVRRFYLEAQAAGRLQHANIVAIHEVGQHLGQHYFTMDFIGGGSLASPDFRPLSQVAPDNYYKIASLMQQVAEAVEYLHSKEIIHRDLKPSNILIDEAGQAYVTDFGLAKLYDGLPGGSGTDARTQTGMIVGTPGYMSPEQAAGQLDQISTRSDIFCLGIILYELLTGVSPFKHSSPLDSLVAVIEGEPALPHSHNRNIPRSLELVCLKCLEKDPALRYPSARELAADLERFIAGEPLQAQPAGMIQKFQRRFRRKPALVSRLSAILLAVGIIQTVYSTQGVDLNYHLRIMSLFGLWGALVVFFQFGLDHFPNKKRVRYCWSAADVALLTGLLMLADAPIGILLIGYPMLIVSAGLFFYVRLVLFTTVLSLLAFAVLVLARSELVELWQYPVIYAMVLAILGMITAYQIYRVRVLSRYYELRRP, encoded by the coding sequence GTGACCGACGAGTCGAATGAGCAATCTGAACAGGTGGAAGTACTCAATCAGTACCTGGACTTCCTGCAGCGTCAGGATGATGCCAGCTGTCAGAGTCTGCGTGCAGTTAATCCTCAGTTAAAACCGCTGATGGCCTGTCTGGATTCCCTGGAGCGTCTCGCGCCTCAGTCAGACAGTGATCCCGAAGCGGTTGAGCTGGGGCCCGATGATGCGACGTTGCCAGTTTCTCCCCACGCATCTCGAAAGACGCCCCCCCTGCTCGCGCGGGAGTTCGGCAATTATGAACTGCTGGAGGAGTTGGGACGCGGCGGGATGGGCATCGTCTATAAGGCACGCCAGAAGGATCTGAATCGGGTCGTGGCGTTGAAAACGATCCTCAGTAATCAGTTTGCATCCGAAGACGAGGTCCGACGGTTCTATCTGGAAGCTCAGGCCGCCGGCCGATTGCAGCATGCGAATATTGTTGCGATTCACGAAGTGGGCCAGCATCTGGGGCAGCATTATTTCACCATGGATTTTATTGGCGGAGGTTCACTGGCGAGTCCCGATTTTCGACCGCTTTCCCAGGTGGCGCCGGATAATTATTACAAGATCGCCTCACTCATGCAGCAGGTTGCCGAGGCGGTTGAGTATCTGCATTCCAAAGAGATCATTCACCGCGATTTGAAACCGTCGAACATTCTGATCGATGAAGCGGGCCAGGCTTATGTCACCGATTTTGGTCTGGCGAAACTCTACGATGGACTGCCGGGAGGCTCAGGGACCGATGCCCGCACACAGACGGGCATGATCGTGGGGACTCCGGGTTACATGTCACCCGAACAGGCCGCGGGGCAACTGGATCAGATTTCCACGCGAAGTGATATCTTCTGTCTGGGTATTATTCTGTATGAACTTTTGACCGGCGTATCTCCGTTCAAACACAGCAGTCCCCTCGATTCGCTGGTGGCGGTGATTGAAGGGGAACCTGCACTCCCCCATTCGCACAACAGAAACATTCCCCGTAGTCTGGAACTGGTCTGTCTGAAGTGTCTGGAGAAGGATCCCGCATTACGCTACCCGTCGGCCCGCGAACTGGCGGCGGATCTGGAACGGTTCATTGCTGGAGAGCCTCTGCAGGCACAACCTGCGGGCATGATTCAGAAGTTCCAGCGCCGGTTCCGCCGCAAGCCGGCACTGGTGTCGCGGCTCTCCGCGATCCTGCTGGCAGTCGGAATTATTCAGACCGTGTATTCCACGCAGGGCGTTGATTTGAATTATCACCTGCGGATCATGTCGCTGTTTGGTCTGTGGGGCGCACTGGTGGTGTTCTTCCAGTTTGGTCTGGATCACTTTCCGAACAAAAAACGGGTACGTTACTGCTGGTCGGCGGCGGATGTTGCGCTGCTGACGGGACTGCTGATGCTCGCCGATGCGCCAATCGGGATTCTGTTGATTGGGTATCCGATGCTGATTGTCTCAGCAGGACTGTTCTTTTACGTCAGGCTCGTGCTGTTTACCACGGTGCTTTCACTGCTCGCGTTTGCTGTCCTGGTACTGGCCCGATCCGAACT